The DNA region GCGTCCTGCAGCTCGACCAGGCCGATGCCGGGCAGGCTGAGTTCCCTCGGGTCCGTGATCGTGACGGCGACCACGTCGTGCCTTTTGCTGGCCACGCGCAGGGGCTTCATATAGTCCTCGGTCAGGAAATCGGACAGGATGAAGACGATGCTCCGGCGGGTCAGCAGCCGGTTCAGGTATTCCAGCGCCTGCGTGAGATCGGTGCCGGTGTGACCGGGCTGGTTGTATAGCACCTCGCGGATCACCCGCAGAATATGGGTCCGTCCCTTCTTCGGCGGGATGAACTTCTCGATCTGGTCGGTGAACATGAGCAGGCCGACGCGGTCGTTGTTCTGGATCGCCGCGAAGGCCAGCAGCGCGCAGATCTCCGCGGTGATCTCGCTCTTCATCTGGTTCACCGTACCGAAGTGGCCCGATGCGCTGACGTCGGCCATGAGAATGACCGTCAGCTCCCGTTCCTCGATGAAGCGCTTGATGTAGGGACGTCCCAGGCGGGCGGTTACGTTCCAGTCGATGGACCGGATCTCGTCGCCCGGCTCGTATTCGCGCACCTCGGCGAACTCCATACCGCGCCCCTTGAAGACGCTGTGGTACTCGCCGCTGAACACGTCGTTCACGAGATGCTTGGTCCGGATCTCGATCTGCCGGATCTTCTGAAGGATCTGCCTGGGTATCAAGGGATCTCTACACAGTCGAACACACGCTGGAGTATCTGTTCCGAGGTCATGTCCTCGGCCTCGGCTTCGTAGGTGACGATGACGCGGTGGCGCATAACGTCCATCCCGATCGACTTCACGTCCTCGGGCGTCACGTAGCCCCTGCGGCGCAGGAAGGCGTGGGCGCGCGCGGCCGTCGCCAGGTAGATCGTCGCCCGGGGCGAGGCGCCGTACTCCACCAGGTCGCGGATCTCGGCGAGCTCGCCGTAGTCCTCCGGGTTGCGGGTCGCGAAGACCAGGTCGACGATGTACTGCTTGATCTTGTCGTCCATGTAGACCCGGTTGATGATCGACCTCGCCTGGACGATATCCTCCAGCGAGACGACCTGTTCCACTTCCGCCGGTTCGCCGGACGTCATGCGGTCCAGGATCTCCAGTTCCTCTTCCTTGCGGGGATAGGTCGTCGTCAGCTTGAGCATGAAGCGGTCGACCTGGGCCTCCGGCAGGGGGTAGGTCCCTTCCTGCTCGATGGGGTTCTGCGTGGCGAGCACCAGGAAGGGGTCCTCCAGCGGGAAAGTCTCGTCTCCGATGGTGACCTGGTGCTCCTGCATGGCTTCCAGCAAGGCGCTCTGCACTTTCGCGGGCGCCCGGTTGATCTCGTCGGCCAGGATGAGATGGGCGAAAACAGGACCCTTCTTGGCGATGAACTCCCCGCTGCCCGCCTGGTAGATCATGGTGCCCGTGAGATCGGCGGGGAGCAGGTCCGGCGTGAACTGGATGCGCTGGAACCGGGCCGACACAGTCGACGCCAGGGTGCGCACGGCCAGGGTCTTGGCCAGGCCCGGCACGCCTTCGAGCAATATGTGCCCGTTGGTCAGCAGGCCGATCAGCAGCCGTTCGATCATGTACTGCTGACCGACGATCACCTTGCCGATTTCCGAGATCAGCCGGTCGACGAAGACGCTTTGCTCGTAGATCCGGTCGTGGATGACCTTGATGTCGTCCGGTGTGTTCG from Gemmatimonadota bacterium includes:
- a CDS encoding DUF58 domain-containing protein, producing the protein MIPRQILQKIRQIEIRTKHLVNDVFSGEYHSVFKGRGMEFAEVREYEPGDEIRSIDWNVTARLGRPYIKRFIEERELTVILMADVSASGHFGTVNQMKSEITAEICALLAFAAIQNNDRVGLLMFTDQIEKFIPPKKGRTHILRVIREVLYNQPGHTGTDLTQALEYLNRLLTRRSIVFILSDFLTEDYMKPLRVASKRHDVVAVTITDPRELSLPGIGLVELQDAETGEEVLVDTGDAGWRRQYAEYNEALREARDQQFRVTGVDAIHIRTDEPYIDPLLQFFKLRERKFAR
- a CDS encoding MoxR family ATPase, yielding MTTDHTNTPDDIKVIHDRIYEQSVFVDRLISEIGKVIVGQQYMIERLLIGLLTNGHILLEGVPGLAKTLAVRTLASTVSARFQRIQFTPDLLPADLTGTMIYQAGSGEFIAKKGPVFAHLILADEINRAPAKVQSALLEAMQEHQVTIGDETFPLEDPFLVLATQNPIEQEGTYPLPEAQVDRFMLKLTTTYPRKEEELEILDRMTSGEPAEVEQVVSLEDIVQARSIINRVYMDDKIKQYIVDLVFATRNPEDYGELAEIRDLVEYGASPRATIYLATAARAHAFLRRRGYVTPEDVKSIGMDVMRHRVIVTYEAEAEDMTSEQILQRVFDCVEIP